The Bernardetia litoralis DSM 6794 genome includes a window with the following:
- a CDS encoding peptidylprolyl isomerase — MKFLYSFIFPNSFFLGLLLSIFALNTACTPDKIEKPPKDLEKFIKRNVFHSDTILQKIYDAANRRDAKTVASFFSDSQEKYRKHAALTFASLQDSSFLLPLLELLNDEKPSVRKAAATAIGQFWATSSEDLLIEKVTQMQVYGSYDVNVQQRLLEAIGKSATKKGLQFLALQNYENDTLRVGQAIGIYRAATKPNRNAQIISDSATVLMLDFLTVPKQNYTVRLMASAYFARLANKIIPKTEKDSIQGKKQNDFFEILKNKADKDSQIFIRSNAIQALSAIKTKESEEFLIQILNKTDENYLVKISAIRALGKFDNSLKIKKIIENYINAKNPNLQIVASQTLKELALLTDYKLYLGWAEKANNNNYRTKANLLAGAIKTEKTENIASQKVISLLDSSNNFYEKMAFLQALSENIQNIDLILDTLQTTQNHLLRTSATEALLNISTNFLVQNSKLSKAEKEVAKKIAQGFEFAINSSDVGAIALASNGLMNEKLKENIYRYNLRKLVNSLTEAQNKLVLPREIETYQEISKAIEFYTGKTSQIPPSAPTKGIDWKLIQTLDARNSIVLNTNKGEIIVSLFTEEAPATVASFINLAGTEFFNKKKFHRVVPNFVVQGGDPRGDGWGSVDYTIRSEFSTFYYDDEGYLGMASAGKDTESCQFFITHSPTPHLDGRYTIFGKVIKGMEVVHKLEVGDYIEMVSF; from the coding sequence ATGAAATTCTTGTATTCTTTTATTTTTCCAAATTCATTTTTTTTAGGATTGCTTCTTAGTATTTTTGCTTTAAATACAGCTTGTACACCTGATAAAATAGAAAAACCTCCAAAAGATTTAGAGAAGTTTATTAAGCGTAATGTTTTTCATTCTGATACAATACTGCAAAAAATCTATGATGCAGCCAATCGCAGAGATGCCAAAACGGTAGCTAGTTTTTTTTCAGATTCACAAGAAAAATATAGAAAACATGCAGCTCTTACTTTTGCTTCTCTGCAAGATAGTAGTTTTTTGTTGCCTTTATTAGAATTATTAAATGATGAAAAACCATCTGTTCGCAAAGCTGCTGCAACAGCAATTGGTCAGTTTTGGGCAACAAGTAGTGAAGATTTATTAATAGAAAAAGTAACTCAAATGCAAGTTTATGGAAGTTATGATGTAAATGTTCAGCAACGACTTTTAGAAGCTATTGGAAAAAGTGCAACCAAAAAAGGACTACAATTTTTAGCTTTACAAAATTATGAAAATGATACTTTGAGAGTAGGGCAAGCTATTGGAATTTATCGTGCAGCAACCAAGCCTAATAGAAATGCACAAATTATTTCAGATTCAGCTACTGTTTTGATGCTTGATTTTCTGACTGTTCCAAAGCAAAATTATACAGTTCGCTTGATGGCTTCGGCTTATTTTGCTCGTCTTGCCAACAAAATTATTCCCAAAACAGAAAAAGATTCTATTCAAGGAAAAAAACAAAATGATTTTTTTGAAATATTAAAAAATAAAGCAGATAAAGATTCTCAAATTTTTATTCGTTCGAATGCTATACAGGCATTAAGCGCAATAAAAACAAAGGAAAGTGAAGAGTTTTTGATTCAAATTTTGAATAAAACAGATGAAAATTATTTGGTTAAAATATCAGCTATTCGTGCGCTTGGAAAATTTGATAATTCTTTAAAAATTAAAAAAATCATTGAAAATTATATCAATGCTAAAAATCCAAATCTGCAAATTGTAGCTTCTCAAACTCTTAAAGAATTGGCTCTTCTTACAGATTATAAACTTTATTTGGGATGGGCAGAAAAAGCCAATAATAATAATTATAGAACTAAGGCAAATCTTTTGGCTGGAGCAATCAAGACAGAAAAAACAGAGAATATAGCTTCTCAAAAAGTTATTTCTTTATTAGACTCTTCTAATAATTTTTATGAAAAAATGGCTTTTTTACAGGCTTTGTCTGAAAATATTCAAAACATAGATTTGATTTTAGACACACTTCAAACAACTCAAAATCATCTTTTACGCACATCAGCAACCGAAGCGCTTTTGAATATTTCTACTAATTTTTTAGTACAAAATTCAAAATTAAGTAAAGCTGAAAAAGAGGTAGCAAAAAAAATAGCTCAAGGTTTTGAATTTGCTATTAATTCAAGTGATGTAGGCGCAATAGCTTTGGCTTCAAATGGATTAATGAATGAGAAACTGAAAGAGAATATTTATAGATATAATTTAAGAAAATTAGTAAATAGTCTAACTGAAGCACAAAATAAATTAGTTTTGCCTAGAGAAATAGAAACTTATCAAGAAATTAGTAAGGCAATAGAATTTTATACAGGAAAAACTTCTCAAATTCCACCTTCTGCTCCAACAAAGGGAATTGATTGGAAACTTATACAAACACTAGATGCTAGAAATTCGATTGTTTTGAATACAAATAAAGGAGAAATAATTGTTTCTTTATTTACAGAAGAAGCACCTGCAACAGTTGCTAGTTTTATAAATCTAGCTGGAACAGAATTTTTTAATAAAAAGAAGTTTCATAGAGTTGTTCCTAATTTTGTAGTGCAGGGAGGCGACCCACGAGGCGATGGCTGGGGAAGTGTAGATTATACTATTCGTTCGGAATTTTCTACTTTTTATTATGATGATGAGGGGTATTTGGGAATGGCTTCAGCAGGAAAAGATACAGAAAGCTGTCAGTTTTTTATTACACACTCACCTACGCCACATTTAGATGGTCGTTATACTATTTTTGGAAAAGTAATAAAGGGAATGGAGGTTGTGCATAAATTAGAAGTGGGAGATTATATCGAAATGGTTAGTTTTTGA